CGTCACGGCGGAGAGGAGTGACGAGAGCCACGGTTCGTACCTCGCTGTCGCACTAGACGCACGGCGCGGACACAACGGCACTTTTGACCAACCGGGAGCCGCATTCAGGCAAGGGGTGTGGTGTCGGTCGAGACAGGCCGCCGCCGCACCCCATGCTTGTGATTGGCCACTCCGTGACGCTATTTCCCAGCGGACGCCCCGTGCCGGATGGCACTCTGCTCACAGCAGCAGCGGTCTTTCCAGATCGACGGAGGTGCACAGGTCCGTGGCGGGAAACGTCAATCCCACTGTCCGGCGGCGCAGGCTCGGCCAGGAGCTCAGGCGGCTCCGTGAGGAGCGCGGTATGACCGCGGAGGAGGTCGCGGACAGACTGCTGGTCTCGCAGTCGAAGATCAGCAGGCTGGAGAACGGCCGCCGCAGCATCAGCCCGCGCGACGTCCGGGACCTGTGCGGGGTCTACGAGGTCGAGGACGCGAAGCTGGTCGAGTCCTTGATGCAGATGGCCAGGGAGTCCCGCCAACAGGGCTGGTGGCACGCCTTCGCCGAGCTGTCGCCCAGTTACAGCGTCTACATCGGGCTGGAGACGGACGCCTCCTCGTTACGTGTGTACGAACCACAGGTGGTGCCGGGACTGCTCCAGACCCAGGCGTACGCCGTGGCCGTCATATCCGGCGCGCTGCCCGAGGTCGGCCAGGACGAGGTCGACAGCCGGGTCCAGGTGCGGCTGCGGCGCCAGCAGCGGATCTGGGACGAGAAGAACCCGCTGCGGCTGTGGGCCGTGGTGGACGAGGCGGCCCTGCGCCGCTCGGTGGGTGGGCCACGCGCGATGGTGGAGCAGTTGCACCGGCTCGTGGAGTGCTCGCGGCTGCCGCACGTCACGCTCCAGGTGATGCCGTTCTCGGCGGGAGCGCACCCCGGCGTGAACGGGCAGTACGCGATCCTGGAGTTCCCTGAGGCGACCGACTCCACGGTGATCTACCTGGAGGGCGGGACGAGCGATCTCTATCTGGAGAAACCGCACGACGTCCAGCACTACAGCGTCATGTACGAGCACCTGCGGGCCCAGGCGCTCAGCCCCGAGGCGACGCGCCGCTTCATGGTCAA
Above is a window of Streptomyces sp. NBC_01803 DNA encoding:
- a CDS encoding helix-turn-helix domain-containing protein — its product is MAGNVNPTVRRRRLGQELRRLREERGMTAEEVADRLLVSQSKISRLENGRRSISPRDVRDLCGVYEVEDAKLVESLMQMARESRQQGWWHAFAELSPSYSVYIGLETDASSLRVYEPQVVPGLLQTQAYAVAVISGALPEVGQDEVDSRVQVRLRRQQRIWDEKNPLRLWAVVDEAALRRSVGGPRAMVEQLHRLVECSRLPHVTLQVMPFSAGAHPGVNGQYAILEFPEATDSTVIYLEGGTSDLYLEKPHDVQHYSVMYEHLRAQALSPEATRRFMVKLSEEYRDSMP